The Planctomycetota bacterium sequence AGCCTCTGGGTCGAACGACGGCCGGGCACGGCTATTCCATGAAAAAAGGCCGGCCCGCGTTCACGCGGTGCCAGCCCCGGATACACAACTCCCTCAATCTCCAACCCCAATATACCCTACAATCCCGGTTTTGTCAAGCAACTTCCCATAAGGAATTTCCTGTAACCTGAAAATCCTGGCCAAAAGCCCTGGCCTTTGCGCGGCGGGCACCCATCGGTCCCGGCCCCAACCCCAACGGACGGGGCAGGCGGGGCAGGCGCTCAGGGGGTGTTTTTGTAGCGCGGGGGTTTATGCTACTCTGCGAAGTAGCGAAGCGCTACTTCGCTACGAAGCACGAGTTCCCCGCGCACCCACAGCGCGGGGCACCCGCCTTCGTCCGCCAGCACGGATGGCGGACTTCGGCGTGGCAAGCAAGGCCCCGCGCTACGAAAAGCATCTTTTCAACAGAGCGTCTCTTTCGAGCCGCCCGCGGAAGCGGGCGGTCACGTTCACTACCTTGGAACGTGCCACGGTAAGGAACGTGGCCGGCGGCTTCCGTCTTCGCCCTCCGGGCTACGCCGGACAAGCCCGCCGCCGGCTCGAAAGGCGCGGCGGGTCGGGAGACCCGCCGCGCACCACACGGAAAATCACTTCTTCTTTTTCTTCTTCGGCTTGGCGGCGGTTTTCTTTGCGGCGAGGTCCTGGACTGCCACCTGGGCGGCGGCGAGGCGCGCGATCGGCACGCGGAACGGCGAGCAGGAGACGTAGTCCATGCCGGCCTTGTGGCAGAAGTGGATGGACGCGGGGTCGCCGCCGTGCTCGCCGCAGATGCCCACTTTGAGTTTCGGCCTCGTGGCGCGCCCGCGCTCGATGCCGATGCGGATGAGTTCCCCTATGCCCGCCTGGTCGAGCGTCTGAAACGGGTCGGCCGGCAGAATTTCCTTCTTGAGGTAATCGGGCATGAAGGCGCCGATGTCGTCGCGGGAGAAGCCGAAACCCATCTGCGTCAGGTCATTGGTGCCGAAGGAGAAGAACTCGGCGGCCTCGGCCATTTCGCCGGCCGTCAGGGCCGCTCGCGGGATCTCGATCATCGTGCCCACGAGGAAATCGAGTCTCTTCAGGCCGAGTTTAGTCATGACCTCGGCCTTGACG is a genomic window containing:
- a CDS encoding pyruvate, phosphate dikinase (catalyzes the formation of phosphoenolpyruvate from pyruvate); amino-acid sequence: RAALGELLPHVKSDLKGTLKAMAPYPVTIRLLDPPLHEFVPRDEGVQRELAKSLGIDVAEIRKRGEALHETNPMMGHRGVRLGITYPEVTEMQVRAILEATAELHKEGVKARPEIMIPVTCAVAEIRDQAGIIDRVKAEVMTKLGLKRLDFLVGTMIEIPRAALTAGEMAEAAEFFSFGTNDLTQMGFGFSRDDIGAFMPDYLKKEILPADPFQTLDQAGIGELIRIGIERGRATRPKLKVGICGEHGGDPASIHFCHKAGMDYVSCSPFRVPIARLAAAQVAVQDLAAKKTAAKPKKKKKK